Proteins found in one Silene latifolia isolate original U9 population unplaced genomic scaffold, ASM4854445v1 scaffold_20.1, whole genome shotgun sequence genomic segment:
- the LOC141638336 gene encoding uncharacterized protein LOC141638336 — protein sequence MVDDKSINSGGNNTINPIYALSNQDGTGARITHVVLLGTKNYAEWSKGFRVALGAKRKLGFINGTLKQKPVDPKEWDDWTAINYTIIAWIFNTIDSDLRSSISYRETAFDLWEDIRLRFSVANDIKIYQLHTDIAECKQKPGESVMNYFGRIKMLWEDINDYDVLPTCACCSNCDVQGIIRKRRATEQVRGFLMGLDPVYATVRSSILGRRS from the exons ATGGTTGATGACAAGTCCATCAATAGTGGAGGGAATAATACCATCAATCCGATTTATGCCTTGTCAAACCAGGATGGTACCGGGGCACGGATTACTCATGTTGTTCTTCTAGGGACGAAAAATTATGCTGAATGGTCTAAGGGCTTTCGGGTTGCGTTGGGAGCCAAGAGAAAACTCGGGTTCATCAACGGCACTCTTAAGCAAAAGCCGGTTGATCCAAAGGAATGGGATGATTGGACTGCTATCAATTACACGATAATTGCGTGGATTTTTAATACCATTGACTCAGACCTACGTTCATCTATTTCCTATCGTGAAACCGCTTTCGATCTCTGGGAGGATATACGTTTGCGTTTCTCGGTTGCAAACGATATCAAAATTTATCAACTTCACACGGATATTGCCGAATGTAAGCAAAAGCCGGGTGAGTCTGTTATGAATTATTTTGGTAGAATTAAGATGCTATGGGAAGACATCAACgattatgatgttctcccaacaTGTGCTTGTTGTTCAAATTGCGATGTGCAAGGCATAATTCGTAAACGCAGGGCTACTGAACAAGTGCGTGGATTTTTGATGGGTCTTGATCCGGTGTATGCAACTGTTCGGTCCAGCATACTCG GAAGAAGGAGTTAG
- the LOC141638337 gene encoding transcription factor bHLH118-like, giving the protein MDGSFNIDDELLQWLTNLPPSSPPPQCGDSQPPVSTTCPIIEGSNLRVNALGGNLMVDTTQVDGPPAHSVVTHVAGSSSGNAKQHQSNKKKAVEIERQRRHEMSSLYASLRSILPAEYIKGKRSTADHLQQAVRYIKDMEGNIAELNEKRNTLLKGKSRGSSSNSADNNTSSGNSNRRRLYTVTVKKCEEGFFEIVLKTNADDYDENVQRLPLSKGLRLLNREGLSVANSISSRVGNDVMHTIHAQVDDGMVIDQCLLQQQLLDCYV; this is encoded by the exons ATGGATGGTTCATTTAACATAGATGATGAACTACTACAGTGGCTCACTAATCTACCACCCTCGTCACCGCCACCGCAATGCGGTGATTCGCAACCACCAGTTTCTACTACTTGTCCAATAATAGAGGGTAGTAATTTGAGAGTAAATGCTTTAGGTGGTAATTTAATGGTTGATACAACCCAAGTGGATGGACCACCTGCCCATAGTGTTGTTACCCATGTCGCTGGCAGCTCCTCTGGCAACGCTAAGCAACATCAATCAAATAAGAAGAAGGCGGTCGAAATCGAGAGGCAACGGAGGCATGAAATGTCTAGCCTTTATGCTTCCCTCCGGTCCATATTACCAGCTGAATATATCAAG GGGAAGAGGTCGACGGCGGATCATTTGCAACAAGCAGTGAGGTACATAAAAGATATGGAGGGCAACATTGCAGAATTGAATGAAAAAAGGAACACCCTTTTAAAAGGAAAATCAAGAGGAAGTTCTTCAAATAGTGctgataataatactagtagtggCAATAGTAATCGGAGACGACTATATACTGTTACGGTGAAGAAATGTGAAGAAGGGTTTTTCGAAATCGTGctcaaaacaaatgcagatgatTATGATGAGAATGTACAAAGACTTCCTCTTTCAAAGGGACTTCGTTTGTTGAACAGAGAAGGGTTAAGTGTAGCAAATAGTATTTCTTCTAGAGTTGGCAATGATGTTATGCACACTATTCATGCTCAg GTTGATGATGGGATGGTCATTGATCAATGTCTTCTGCAACAACAATTGTTAGATTGCTACGTGTAA